AGACTATAAATATGTTACAGTACATGTTGATCGATATGATTAGTAtgactatttaatttttataaaaataatttattacgaATTATTAGTATGATTAATAAAATTCTCAATatcaaatataaattatatatttatcttcttgtaagtaactttttttttaatttatatattttttatgaaatattaatttaactataaattaataattttaagaaTATATTAGATATAAATATATCAGTCAGTGTTGATTTCGTGTCACATTCGTTAACCCTAATccaatcaaaataaataatcgTGTCATTTGGGTTAGAACCAACTTCAACCCGCATTTATTTTTCAAGACCCGCAATAATTTATTTCGAGCTCGTGTCGTGTTGTTGTGTCGTGATGACTTGAAATGCAACCCttattatatatgtgtgtgaaataaattaattgaatattattttttactttgaaattattcaaaatatatcaaaaaaaattttttaaaaaaatattttaaataattataacgttTGTTTCATGACATGaaatataaaattgaaaaaaaaattcttaaatgtcGAGATGCATCAATGCACCATTTTTTAGTAGGCATTGCAGAAGCATCCCATATTCATTCTAATATTGATAATACTAATTAGTACTTCAAAGTAAAAGTAtaaatttgagaaatcaaacATTCTTTATTCACAAATTTTTATGtcttaaattaaaaaactcACAAAAATACATAAGAAAGAAAATACTCTTCAAGCAAACTTATTACAATTTAACCACACTAATCACTTATAAGATAGGCTGCAAAACCCAATAAAAATAAGATCATTATCAAATCATTATCATTTGTTTAATACATTAAGTACTTCTCCAAGAACCATTCCTCTTGGATTATTTGTAACTCAATTTCGATACTCAAATTTGCAACTACCATAACCTGAAAAATCCACACCAagagtaaaataaattaataaaattagtacATTATTTTATGAAAGGCCAAAAAAAAGTAATTGATAGTGAAACCCCATTATGTTAAAATATTATACATGTTAACCCCTTGAAATTTGAGATGTTAATTAAGTTTCACCGTTAAATGCTAACTAGATTACCACCATGCACTGTGTGTATACGTGACATGTTTTTCATTAATTTTGAAGTTTTAGTACCACATTTATACAAGTATACACGGTGTTAATCTCAATTAGCATTTACTAGTGGAATATTCAGCTGACAACTCAAATTTactaataaaagtaagttaagagggtaaatgtataaaaattaaaacataagaaaaTTATTCTTTCAGTTACTTAAAAAAGAATGAATGAGTTAATAATTTTCTTACTCGGGTCGGTCATGACAATTACACCGGTACCCATAAAATCGCAACCCGAATCATGCTTGCCATTGGCTTGATAGAAAAGGTTCATAGCAGCCGAGGCATGGCTAATTAGGTTAGTTGGATCATAACAAGCACCACCACTTTTAATTAGGCTGCAATCAACATGGCTGCATGCATAGTCAATGTTGGTTTGTAACATCTGATTATTGCTCACTGGATTAGCCACACACCACTTTCCCTATAGCCAAACAATACcactcaattaattaattaattaattattaagaaaaatgttacactaataactaattataattaccACTGATGATAAGTCCACTGATATTTCTCCacctacaaaataaaatttgggtataaataaaacaaagttTCTTGGCtcttaagaaaaagaaaaaacttaaaGGACCCTAATTTTATAAGATTCTTAAATTAACTaaagattttaattaatatggAAAGTACTTACCAGTTAAAATGCAGCTGCCAATGCCTGTAAATTTggtaaataagaaaaaaaaatgttaagatTATGTATAACAATGGGATGTATATCAAGAATAGACCAAGTTAATCCTGAGATTTTGTGGAtcttaagaaaagaaaataatattaggcttttattaaagaaatatatagtattttcaaaaatattaaaacaaaaattagaGCTTCTAGACTGAGACTCTGAGTGGGCTCTAAGTGTAGACCTAGCCCACTTTAGTTCAAAACCAGCTAAAACTAAAGAGAAAATTAGGCTGTATACCTCTTTTAGCTTGCAGTATTTAAATTTTACCCTCTCTTTCTATGTCTTTCATTTCTACCTTTTTTTTCAGCCACTataccaattttgcccttatCTCCCTTCCTCCCCAACTTGCCCAAACTCCCACTGAAACCTAAGCATCTCAAAATCCTCTCAGATTTTTGCTATTGCTATTGCTTTCCGATTTTTTCAGTTGCTATGGAGGAATTCGTAACTTATAGTAAGGGTATATTTGGtagttaattataaaataaggtatatttcaattaaatttattttaaagttatttttagTGAATGTGTAATAAAAAGAGGTAATTATCAATTTATCCCAAAACTAAAAGTAGAGTGgcaaaaatagtaattttaaaggaaagaaagatattatttttttaagaaaaattaaaaatatataaataataaaactcgatgtaaaaatgtttttttaacaaaaatttggGGTGGTAGATGGGCCATAGGCGTAGGTCTAACTCGTCTTAACTCAGTGCGGAACCAAGAATGGAGTGgccaaattgaaaaagaaaaaagttggGTGGCCAAAATCATAGttttaaaagaaagaaaatcattgttttttttaaatacagattttaaaagtatattaataaaaaaatggaaaaaaaaatgttttttttttcaaaaaaaaaaaaaaaaaaaaaaattggagtgCCTTCCTTCATGTTACTATAGCTTAATTTAGGAGATTAGAGagaattatatagtaataacttgagttaattataattacttGGATTGTTTAGAGAGACAAGACCAGTTTTGTCAAAGTCACAATTCCAAGGGTGCCTTCCTTTTCTTTGGTAATAAAGATTCATAGCAAATGAAGCATGAAGCATGAGTGAATTTGTGTTGAAGCAAGGATGATCTTGCTCGATGGCGTCGCAATCGTGTTCGTCGAGATGATCACAAGCGTAAAATTGGTTATTTTTAAGTGTTAATTCTGGCGTTGAAGGCTTTGCAATACACCATGTCTAAAAAGAAAAGTTcataacataattaattaagataatGAACATAGTAATAAAGCTAAATAATTTGAACTATTTTTGTTACCTGCAAAGTCTCTACTCCAAAACTTTTACCTACAAAATAAGAAAGATTATTAGAAgaatagtaactagttactagaaAGATGTTActtacaataaaattataaagtacCTAAGTTTAAAGATAACACCAAAAGGAATTTAATAGACATAATAATAATGTTCTTATGAGCCATTATTGATTTTGCACTATGAGAAAATAATGGAAGAGAAGTATATAAGGATTTATAGATGAAACTAAGATTTGGGTTTTGAGAATGGGAAAGATTTGAGCAAAGCAATGGTATTTAAAGGCCTATAATTAAAATGGCTCTTGATTTGGGAATGTGGAGAACTAGCTggaaagaaagagttttatttttattgaattaaatatttttagcaTAAGAtcaaagaattaattaattaattaattaattaattattctctCTTAGTCTCATGTgcatagagaaaaaaaatgatatgtaACTTTCATGGATGGAATATTGAGATACTTTTTGACATGGTTTATGATAAATTAATAATCCAACATTATAATAAAGTTGAATACTAAACTTATATTACATTAGGGTAAATATAACTTTAATAGAGATGATGAAATTTTGAGAATTACTTAGGTACTATTCAAAAATTAGGTATGTACTATTGTAGTGTTGAATTTAGCATATTTTACAACATTGTATTTGtactattaatatattttttttatttgtgtttatgaTAAAATATGTGACACACTCACAAATCATATTTTACAATATTGCATTTTTAACTATTACTtctatatatatgataattatATTGTAGGACATTTAGTTTGTATCTTGGGTAGATTTTTtaccaataaaattaaaatcaaataaaaattacatggTATGATAATATGTACACATAGGATTATTTTTTTCTGGCTAAAAAAAAAGTGGTtgctttataaaaaaaaataataggtttgtttattattattattattattttgctattgaaaaaaaatgaataagtatgttttagaaaaaatacatatataattttaaaaataatatataagttaGAATgtgttataaaaattatattatattcatAAAAATGTGTTAGCGAGTGAAATTTATGGTATTTAGCTAAACTAAAATTTGTGTACAAATAAGAAAAAGTTTATTAACCCGTATAGATGGTAGCATTAAAGAGagcattaaattaaaaatacatttaatctTGTATAGAAAAAGAAGTTGTGTAAGATAAAATTattcttaaaaattataaaagagtTGTAAGTTTTTATGTTGAAGGAGAATCCTCTTGTGGATGTAATTGGCTCAGTTTGATTAATAGATATTAtctttcttgataaaaaaaaaataataaagtaaatcaatttaaaacaaTTATGGTAGAACTATGTATGTAAACAAATTGATGGCAAAAATACTTAAGTAATCAATTTCGTTATAGTTAACtattagtataaaaaaaaataggcatataccattttttaacatttttttttatttttaaggtttGGATTGCGCTTTAAGTTGCtatgtgaattttcgtaaaaatgcaaaaaaaaaaaaaaaaaaaaatactttgaaatgtaaaaataaaaaaacttttaaaaaaattgatagtaAAATTCgtaagtaaaattattttttgaacataaatacctatataaaaataatttagattaactcttttttaaaaaaataataattttttaattattaatattatttattttttaaataaaatatataattaaatattattgtaatatgtataaagttgtAATTATGTATAAGTAGTCTTATTATAAGAGTATACATAATTGTCAAAAAAACTTACTTACTGGTAGGGAACTTATGTTAATTAAGTTTTACTATAGTCTTActctatatgtataaatatgtatatatttagagTTTTTTGTGGTAAAATCTTTTTAACTGTCGTTTTACTTGCATATAACCTTCTAAGCACAAATTTTGACGGTAAAATCTTCTAAACTACTGAACTAAGAGAAAATTTAAAGTGTCATTTGGCTAACTGTCACTATGGGCTGCTTATGTGTACACTCTTGTACACATGATACGTTTATATtggtacacctaatattattatttaaaaattattttcaaaatttattttaaaattataaaaataaaaataaaatatttttaaaaaataaaaatattataaattttgtaatagttttttatattttaaaataataatattatttgtaccAATATAAATTTGATACATGTACAAAAGTGTACACATAAGTAGACTATATTGGTAATGAATTGTAAAAAATggatgacaccttaaatttgcAAGTAGCTCAATAGTTTGAAGAGCTTTACCGTCAAAATTTAATCTTAGAAGATTAAGTGTAAGTGGAGTGATGATAATTGAAAGAATTTTTTCGAAAAAactcatatatttatatttatattttctttccCACTAGtgatcacttttttttttcttcaagtgATCCCACATGGATAGTGAAAATTGTTAGCTAGTGATCAAACTCTTGTTTTATAATAATCAAATTTGATTTAGATCATAATAtatcaaaaatttatataattaagtaaCAAAagcaaacaaataaattaagtttCCCTATATAACTAAGTAAGGTATTAACAAAAAAGTTAGTATGTATAATACTATgttatatcaaaaaatattattcCTTCTCAAGTTTTTTTGTAATGACCAAATCTATTTAATTTCCTTGCAATTGAATTCACCAttcttataaaaattattataattatttattaatcatATTCAGTTTACAATACTATTATTTTTGTAGTGATGAGAGAGTAAATAATTCCTAGTAGACTAGTTgtgctttttcttcttttcaagtGATCTCCATTAATAGAACTTTTATTATGagaattaaatgattaataataaaattattcaacaaaaaaaatagataaattttgatgaaaatacatagacacaaatcaattattattattattattattattattattattattattattattattattactagggAATGgatccgcgcttcgcgcggttttaataaatttttttgaaattatatattttaaaatttatttcttaattatcaataaaattaaatctaatacttttcaattttttttaattatttacttaTATACATACACtaattaatgtatatagaaactaattattaaataacaaaattataaataattaagaaaaactatcaagtgtataaaaaaaatgtaaaaataattttttcgatATCTATTAAATTTAATCACTTAATTGAGCAAGATTTAAGTATTCAATcacttatataaaataaaagaaaaatactacTAATTTTTGGACAAATTGAACTGATCAATAAAGAAATGATTTATACTACTTATAATCCTAACATAATTTGTAAATATGTAAGATTTTTACTTAAACAAATTACTAAGATGATATATTAATATTCGATGtatacaaaattatataaaaaaaccacaaactcactaagagtttaataaaataaataaataccacAAAATAAAAAGTAGGATGCCaccttattaattaatttgtactttctaaaaaatcaaaaatcaaattgCTTGTatgtttagaattttatttgtttttcttttttagaattaggaaagaaaaatattgtgcttacatgtaataaaaatatatagtagAAAGATCAAGAGTTTGAGAATGATGGACAATGATGAATAGAGATGATAGTAACTCTCTTTATATTTGTTTGGTATTAACTTATAGATAGGTATAAAAttgaaatataaaattattatgttactaattataaaatgtatctttattttctttaaaggaTATATGTAAattgattgattttttt
This region of Cannabis sativa cultivar Pink pepper isolate KNU-18-1 chromosome 7, ASM2916894v1, whole genome shotgun sequence genomic DNA includes:
- the LOC115698024 gene encoding PLASMODESMATA CALLOSE-BINDING PROTEIN 5; protein product: MAHKNIIIMSIKFLLVLSLNLGKSFGVETLQTWCIAKPSTPELTLKNNQFYACDHLDEHDCDAIEQDHPCFNTNSLMLHASFAMNLYYQRKGRHPWNCDFDKTGLVSLNNPSIGSCILTGGEISVDLSSVGKWCVANPVSNNQMLQTNIDYACSHVDCSLIKSGGACYDPTNLISHASAAMNLFYQANGKHDSGCDFMGTGVIVMTDPSYGSCKFEYRN